The DNA segment GGAAAAATTAGAAGATGAACGCACAGGACTGACCCATGACTTTACGAGAAAAGATGGTGTCGCCCATTCTGAAATTCTGTCTAATTTAGATATTGAAATTGACCGTGCTGAGCTTTGGAATTTGGCAGAAAAAACCGAAAACCGCAAAGATGCCCGAACCGCTAGAGAATGGGTCATTGCCCTACCTGATGAATTAGACGCTGATCAACGTAAGGACTTGGCAAAAGACTTTGCCAGGTCCTTAGTTGATCGCTATGACGTGATCGCAGATTTAGCCATCCATGAACCCAGCAAAGGCGGTAATGATAAAAACCACCACGCCCATATCATGCTCACCACCCGAAAGGCAGAACTGGACACAGATAATAAACTCACCCTGACCACCAAAACCGATATTGAACTCAGCAACGCCAAACGAAAAAGCCTTGGTATGGGTACAACCCAAGAAGATATTAAGCAAATTCGAGAAACATGGGCAAACTTAGCCAACAAGGCATTGGAACGTGCAGGCTACCGAGAAAAAATAGACCACCGCAGCTATGCCGATCAAAATAATGGACTACAAGCAACCATCCACGAAGGCAGCAAAGTCACCCAATTACGCAGACAAGGCATAGACACTGAAATCAGCCGTTTTAATGACAACGTCAAACAACAAAATACCCAACAGCTTCACCAAGAAAAACAGCAGAAAGAGAGCGTTTTACAGCGAGGTTTAAACCGTGTTGATCAAGGTTTTGAACAATGGCAGAAGAACCAAGAAAGCAAACGCCTAGAACTGGAACACCAAGCCGAAATACAACGACAGCAAAAACTAGAACATCAACAAGCCGAGCGAGCTACCCGTAAGGCATCACAAGACTTAGATCAGGGCGGAATGTCATTATGAGCAACCAAAACGATGATTTAGATGTAAATGATCAATTATATATTTTATTGGCATCTATGAAGGAATACAGAGAAGCCATAGCAGACGATAACAAGCGATTAGAGACGTTTTATAGCAAAGTAGCTAGTGGAGTGCTAGAACAGAGTAAAAAGACCCTAAATAACGCGAATCAGGAAGCTACACGCACCCTTCAAGGCCGTATTCATGAATTAGACAAAGCTACCGATAAACTGAACTACAGATTCATTGCCCTATTATGTGCAATTTTCCTTAGTCTGGTGTTGGTTTTCCT comes from the Acinetobacter lwoffii genome and includes:
- the mobQ gene encoding MobQ family relaxase, encoding MAIYHCSTKTVNRSSGRTAVASSAYRAGEKLEDERTGLTHDFTRKDGVAHSEILSNLDIEIDRAELWNLAEKTENRKDARTAREWVIALPDELDADQRKDLAKDFARSLVDRYDVIADLAIHEPSKGGNDKNHHAHIMLTTRKAELDTDNKLTLTTKTDIELSNAKRKSLGMGTTQEDIKQIRETWANLANKALERAGYREKIDHRSYADQNNGLQATIHEGSKVTQLRRQGIDTEISRFNDNVKQQNTQQLHQEKQQKESVLQRGLNRVDQGFEQWQKNQESKRLELEHQAEIQRQQKLEHQQAERATRKASQDLDQGGMSL